One Streptosporangium becharense genomic window, GTCGCCTCGACCGCCCGGTGGAAGGTCGGGAAGGCGTAGAGCATCTCACCGAGGCGCCGCACCGGGATCCTCGCGTGCACGGCCAGGGTCAGCATGCTCAGCACCTCACCGCCCGCCGGCCCCGCGCTGGTGGCGCCCACCAGGACGCCGTCGGCGGCGACGAGCTTGATGAACCCCTCGTTGCCGGCCTTGTGGATCCAGCCCCGGCTCGAATCGGCGATCCGGGTGAGGGCGGTCCGGACCCGAAGCCCCCGCTGTTCGGCCTGGGCCTGCGAGAGCCCGACAGACCCTATCTCCGGGTCGGTGAAGGTCACCCGGGGCACCGCGTGGTACTCCGCGTCGTGCACCGGCTCACCGAGGATGTCGTGGACCACGATGTTCGCCTGGTACATCGACACGTGGGTGAAGGCGCCCTTGCCCGTCACGTCGCCCAGCGCCCACAGGCCCTCGGCCGCGCGCATCCGGCCGTCGGTCTCGATGGAACGCGCCGACTCGTCGAGCCCGAAGGCGCCCACGCCCAGCGCCGAGAGGTCGGAGCGCCGCCCGGTGGCCACCAGCAGCCGCTGCGCGCGCACCGCGGGCCCCTCACCGGTCTCCACCGTGAACACCGAGCCGTCGTGGTCGACCCGCCGGGCCGCGGCGCCGGTCCGCACGGTGATTCCCTCGGCCTCGAAGACCTTTCTGAGCAGTTCGCCCGCCTCCGGCTCCTCCGGAGGCAGCAAGCGGTCGGCGCTCTCCAGGACCGTCACTGCGGTGCCGAAGCGGGAGAACACCTGGGCCAGCTCGGCGCCGATCGCCCCGCCGCCCAGCACGATCAGCGACTCGGGGGCCTGTTCGGCCTCGATCGCGTCGTGGTTGTTCCAGAAGGGCGTCCGGCGCAGTCCCTCGATCGGGGGCACGGCCGGCTCCGAGCCGGTGGCGACCACGATGCCCCGGGCGGCGCGGAGCACCTGCCCGTTCACGGTGACCTCACCGCGTGCGGTGATCTTGCCCTGCCCCCGGAACAGCTGGACGCCCTTGCCGGTCAGGCGTTTGGCGGCGACCTCGTCGTTCCAGTCGTCGGTGGCCTCGGTACGGATCCGCCCGGCGACCTGACCCCAGTCGGGGGAGACCGACGAGTCACCGGCGACCCCCGGGACGCGCCGGGCCTCGGTGAGCAGGTCGGCCGCGCGGATCATCATCTTGGACGGTATGCACCCCCAGTAGGGGCACTCGCCCCCCACCAGGTTCGCCTCCACCGCGGCGACTCGCAGACCCGCTTCGGCCAGCCTGCCTGCGGCGTCTTCGCCCCCCGGCCCCGTGCCCAGCACAATGACGTCGAATTCCATGCTTTCACCCTTGCCCGTCCGGCAGGCTACGGCAACCTCTGCTCGATCCAGACGATCTTCCCCTTGGGGGTCGTCCGGGAACCCCACCGGTGGGCCAGCCAGTTGATGAGGTGCAGGCCCCGGCCGGTGTCGCTGGTGCTCGACATCTCCCGCATGACCGGTGCGGACGCGGAGGTGTCGGACACCTCACAGACCAGTGCGGGGCCGCGCAGCAGACGCAGCTCGACCTCGCCGCCGCCGTGTTCGATCGCGTTGGTGACCAGCTCGCTGACCATGAGCTCGGTGTTGTCGCACAGCGAGGAGAGCCCCCACTCG contains:
- a CDS encoding dihydrolipoyl dehydrogenase family protein; this translates as MEFDVIVLGTGPGGEDAAGRLAEAGLRVAAVEANLVGGECPYWGCIPSKMMIRAADLLTEARRVPGVAGDSSVSPDWGQVAGRIRTEATDDWNDEVAAKRLTGKGVQLFRGQGKITARGEVTVNGQVLRAARGIVVATGSEPAVPPIEGLRRTPFWNNHDAIEAEQAPESLIVLGGGAIGAELAQVFSRFGTAVTVLESADRLLPPEEPEAGELLRKVFEAEGITVRTGAAARRVDHDGSVFTVETGEGPAVRAQRLLVATGRRSDLSALGVGAFGLDESARSIETDGRMRAAEGLWALGDVTGKGAFTHVSMYQANIVVHDILGEPVHDAEYHAVPRVTFTDPEIGSVGLSQAQAEQRGLRVRTALTRIADSSRGWIHKAGNEGFIKLVAADGVLVGATSAGPAGGEVLSMLTLAVHARIPVRRLGEMLYAFPTFHRAVEATLREL